In Mastigocladopsis repens PCC 10914, a single window of DNA contains:
- the scyA gene encoding scytonemin biosynthesis protein ScyA (ScyA, a thiamin diphosphate-dependent enzyme, performs an acyloin condensation during scytonemin biosythesis. It joins a molecule of indole-3-pyruvate to one of para-hydroxyphenylpyruvic acid.): protein MSQNYTQITSQIGTQPYDVYQPNGCVQSETVGCTQDSKDKLNGNSKTTPVVQQPAQPSLTVADAIAKMMEDLGVCCAFGVNGGAMAGIWGSLSNSLIRVLNFRHEAGAAFAATEAYFASGRPTVVFTTAGPGMTNALTGLFAARGEGAKVILLSACTSSPQRGRWAIQETSTDTLPTGGIFTPGVLFNYATTVESAAQLPQIFRKLALGLAQPGGFVAHLSIPTAVQTSAIDETLASFPGVHCSLVTSTQETIIRTAQLLSEGPFAIWVGFGARDAAEEILQLAERTGAAVMCSPRGKGIFPEDHPQFVGVTGLGGHGSVMTYMQQQPPLRTLVLGTRLGEPTSFWNPLLVPPGGFVHVDIDPTVPGVAYPKAETFAIQSDIKAFLQALLQHDDLLASASVTSLWLPCPEREEMAPGSESPVRPEVLMGAIQKVIVEDSDAIVLAECGNSFLWSTHLLRFTQANRYRISTGVGAMGQAIAGVVGAAAVRHGKAVAIVGDGAMLMNNEISTAVKYQIPAVWIVLNDARYNMSHQGMSMLGLKGADALIPEADFAMIARGMGAEGIRINKETDILSALEQAMAATGPIVIDVIINPDRRAPSKGRNQGLASQGAKPTSAEKTELHVSFPQVSFPNV from the coding sequence ATGAGTCAAAACTACACTCAGATAACCTCTCAAATCGGCACTCAGCCATACGATGTGTACCAACCAAATGGCTGTGTACAGTCAGAGACAGTTGGTTGCACACAAGATTCAAAAGACAAGCTCAATGGTAACTCAAAGACTACCCCTGTTGTCCAACAGCCAGCACAGCCTTCGCTAACGGTTGCAGATGCGATCGCCAAAATGATGGAAGATTTGGGAGTGTGCTGCGCCTTTGGCGTCAATGGCGGTGCGATGGCAGGAATTTGGGGTTCGCTATCGAATAGCCTCATACGAGTGCTGAATTTTCGTCATGAAGCAGGAGCTGCCTTTGCAGCGACTGAAGCCTACTTTGCCTCTGGTCGTCCTACTGTAGTCTTCACCACAGCAGGACCAGGCATGACTAACGCTCTTACCGGATTATTTGCTGCTAGAGGGGAAGGTGCAAAAGTGATTTTGCTCTCAGCTTGCACCTCCTCTCCACAGCGCGGACGGTGGGCTATACAGGAAACCAGCACCGACACTCTGCCAACTGGGGGAATTTTTACCCCAGGAGTGCTGTTTAACTATGCTACCACTGTGGAAAGTGCAGCACAACTCCCACAGATTTTTCGCAAACTTGCTCTCGGTCTGGCGCAACCGGGAGGTTTCGTTGCTCATTTGAGCATTCCCACTGCCGTACAGACAAGTGCAATTGATGAGACATTGGCGTCTTTCCCTGGCGTTCATTGTTCTCTGGTCACATCCACTCAAGAAACAATCATTAGAACTGCACAGTTACTATCTGAGGGACCGTTTGCCATTTGGGTGGGCTTTGGTGCCCGTGACGCAGCAGAAGAAATCCTCCAACTCGCCGAGAGAACCGGGGCAGCAGTCATGTGTTCACCCCGAGGCAAAGGCATCTTTCCCGAAGACCATCCCCAATTTGTAGGGGTCACAGGTTTGGGAGGTCATGGTTCTGTCATGACCTATATGCAACAGCAACCTCCTCTACGCACCCTCGTACTGGGAACACGCCTTGGCGAACCGACTTCCTTCTGGAACCCATTGCTGGTTCCTCCAGGAGGCTTTGTGCATGTGGACATTGACCCAACCGTGCCAGGAGTCGCATATCCAAAAGCGGAAACCTTCGCTATTCAGTCTGACATCAAAGCATTTTTACAAGCACTTTTGCAACACGATGACCTTCTAGCAAGTGCATCGGTCACATCTTTATGGTTACCTTGTCCTGAACGCGAGGAAATGGCACCAGGTTCTGAATCTCCAGTTAGACCAGAGGTCTTAATGGGGGCAATTCAAAAGGTCATTGTCGAGGATAGCGACGCTATAGTCTTGGCGGAGTGTGGTAACTCGTTCCTTTGGTCAACGCATCTCCTGCGATTTACTCAAGCAAATCGTTACCGTATCAGTACAGGAGTCGGAGCAATGGGTCAAGCCATTGCGGGAGTCGTCGGAGCAGCAGCTGTACGTCATGGCAAAGCCGTAGCGATTGTTGGCGACGGCGCAATGCTGATGAATAACGAAATTAGCACGGCTGTGAAATACCAGATACCTGCTGTTTGGATTGTACTCAACGATGCCCGCTACAACATGAGCCATCAAGGCATGTCAATGTTGGGACTAAAAGGTGCAGATGCATTAATTCCAGAGGCAGATTTTGCCATGATTGCTCGCGGTATGGGAGCCGAAGGAATCCGCATCAACAAAGAGACTGATATCTTATCAGCATTAGAGCAAGCAATGGCAGCCACAGGTCCAATCGTTATTGATGTCATCATTAACCCTGACAGACGCGCACCATCCAAAGGACGGAATCAAGGTCTGGCATCACAGGGAGCAAAGCCAACTTCGGCTGAAAAGACTGAACTGCACGTCTCATTTCCACAAGTATCATTTCCAAATGTCTAA
- the scyB gene encoding tryptophan dehydrogenase ScyB, producing MNLFKTVTEMGHEQVLFCHGKDPDIKAIIAIHDTSMGPAMGATRLLPYATEEAALKDALRLSRGMTYKAACANIPVGGGKAVIIAHPEKKTEDLFRAYGRFVESLKGRFITGQDVNLTPDDVRTISQETKYVVGVEERSGGPAPVTAWGVFLGLKAAVEFRLHTQDLKGLKVAVQGLGNVGQNLCRHLYEHGAKLFVTDISQEKTEQVKRLFGATVVEPDEIYSLDVDVLSPCALGGILNSETIPCIKAAIIAGAANNQLGVEALHSQMLTAKEILYCPDYVINAGGLINVYNEMIGYNEQRAFQQVNNIYDTLLEIFDRAQKQEITTNDASKQLAEDRILKARHLKTMAVA from the coding sequence GTGAACCTTTTTAAAACAGTTACAGAAATGGGTCACGAGCAGGTTCTCTTCTGTCATGGAAAAGACCCAGATATCAAAGCAATTATTGCTATCCATGACACGAGTATGGGACCTGCAATGGGAGCAACACGACTGTTGCCCTATGCCACAGAGGAGGCTGCTTTAAAAGATGCTCTTCGTCTAAGCCGTGGTATGACTTACAAGGCTGCTTGCGCTAACATTCCAGTTGGTGGAGGAAAAGCAGTTATCATTGCTCATCCTGAAAAGAAGACTGAAGACCTGTTTAGAGCTTACGGACGTTTTGTCGAAAGTCTTAAAGGACGATTTATTACAGGTCAAGATGTGAATCTGACTCCCGACGATGTCAGAACAATTAGCCAAGAAACTAAATATGTTGTGGGGGTAGAAGAAAGGTCAGGCGGACCGGCTCCTGTCACAGCATGGGGAGTTTTTCTAGGACTTAAAGCTGCTGTTGAGTTCCGTTTGCACACCCAAGACCTCAAGGGACTGAAAGTGGCAGTTCAAGGTCTGGGAAATGTCGGTCAAAATCTTTGCCGCCACCTGTACGAGCATGGGGCAAAACTGTTTGTTACCGACATCTCTCAAGAGAAAACAGAGCAAGTAAAACGTCTTTTTGGTGCAACTGTTGTCGAGCCAGACGAAATTTACTCTCTGGATGTAGATGTGCTTTCTCCTTGTGCTTTAGGCGGAATTCTTAATAGTGAGACAATTCCTTGCATTAAAGCTGCGATTATTGCTGGTGCTGCCAATAATCAGCTAGGAGTTGAGGCACTCCACAGTCAAATGCTGACAGCAAAAGAAATTCTTTATTGTCCAGATTATGTCATTAATGCTGGTGGGCTAATCAACGTTTACAACGAAATGATTGGCTACAACGAACAAAGAGCCTTCCAGCAAGTAAATAACATTTACGACACGCTACTGGAAATTTTTGACAGAGCGCAAAAGCAGGAAATCACTACCAACGATGCTTCTAAGCAGTTGGCAGAAGACAGAATCCTCAAAGCTCGACACCTCAAAACTATGGCTGTGGCGTAA
- the scyC gene encoding scytonemin biosynthesis cyclase/decarboxylase ScyC (ScyC, an enzyme in the biosynthesis pathway for the cyanobacterial natural sunscreen scytonemin, performs a cyclization and decarboxylation on the compound ScyA produces.): protein MVTERNTFATSAYIATSPQSAYEYLCSLKNLGEWTLYSRMEEQVDEDTWLGTASGYQRKLYYHVKRLDHPHFYGIEWHCGLEYQKYYQVYPVLLFPADYIEPGTDEKGVYLHWISFVDPKRRSPLIMEGIHTVHTSECRSLKGNLERKAGLSAAAKGRYFIEADTIYVNAPIEMGVEFLSDLRNMDDWAHLLRADGEITPSSGEFRDEYDQKVKVTQRVQPVSKWYLLEHEFFYPDYGFYQRSPVLLIPASHAFGDPEAPGFIQHRITFWKVGEHLPHGKLQIEDFGSESLNIKRLLEAKAGNFDTLAQGLSYMPNSH from the coding sequence ATGGTAACCGAAAGAAATACATTTGCAACATCGGCATATATTGCCACTTCCCCCCAGAGCGCCTATGAATACCTTTGCAGTCTAAAAAACCTAGGTGAGTGGACGCTCTATAGCCGGATGGAAGAGCAAGTTGACGAAGATACCTGGCTCGGAACTGCGTCTGGCTATCAACGGAAACTTTACTATCATGTGAAAAGACTGGATCACCCGCATTTTTATGGCATTGAGTGGCATTGCGGGTTAGAGTATCAGAAATATTATCAGGTTTACCCTGTTCTACTGTTTCCTGCGGACTACATTGAGCCAGGAACGGATGAAAAGGGGGTGTACTTACACTGGATCAGCTTTGTCGATCCGAAGCGGCGAAGTCCCTTGATTATGGAGGGAATACACACGGTACACACTTCTGAGTGTCGTTCTCTCAAAGGGAATTTGGAACGCAAGGCTGGTCTGAGTGCTGCGGCAAAAGGACGCTACTTTATCGAAGCCGATACCATCTATGTGAATGCTCCAATAGAGATGGGAGTTGAGTTTTTGTCTGATCTCCGGAACATGGATGATTGGGCACACTTGCTGAGAGCAGATGGCGAGATAACTCCCTCCTCGGGCGAGTTTCGCGATGAATATGACCAAAAGGTAAAAGTGACTCAGCGGGTGCAACCTGTTAGCAAATGGTACTTGCTGGAGCACGAATTTTTCTACCCAGACTACGGATTTTATCAACGCTCTCCGGTGCTACTCATCCCAGCCTCCCATGCTTTCGGAGACCCGGAAGCTCCTGGTTTTATCCAGCACCGAATTACATTCTGGAAAGTAGGAGAGCATTTGCCTCATGGCAAACTCCAAATTGAAGACTTTGGCTCTGAAAGCTTGAACATCAAACGTCTCTTGGAAGCCAAAGCAGGCAACTTTGATACGTTGGCTCAAGGTCTGAGTTATATGCCAAATAGTCATTAG
- a CDS encoding ScyD/ScyE family protein → MKLKQLTITSFVVLADGLDNPKGLSFGPDGSLYITEAGTGGSGACVPSPSGQGSLRYGTTGAITKIENGTVKRILTGLPSLAFPDGTGAAGPHDLKFDTTGKPYVLIGYAANPALRDTTLGNTDLGKIITPDFNTNSWSSVADIAKYELAHNPDEGDVVSNPLAFLIDEGKIIIVDSGANDLLSVGNDGSHLKAIAVLPSQTLTHPIFPGSNSQNFDRGHVPPPSAYRDATPSQLVIQSVPTGIAKGLDGAYYVSQFTGFPFPEGGAKIYRVDADGQLTVYADGFTQLIDLTFDTQGNLYALQYANQSGWKGKLDGSLIEIAPDGTHTTILSGRGLEAPTAITIGPDGAFYVINQSGMPGKGQVIRIENPRSVSEPAMES, encoded by the coding sequence ATGAAACTGAAGCAACTTACTATTACATCGTTTGTGGTACTTGCCGACGGTCTGGATAATCCGAAAGGTTTGAGCTTTGGTCCTGACGGTAGTCTCTATATTACAGAGGCAGGAACGGGGGGAAGTGGGGCTTGTGTTCCATCACCTAGTGGTCAAGGTTCCTTACGTTACGGCACAACTGGTGCCATAACAAAGATAGAGAATGGTACGGTCAAACGTATACTGACAGGACTCCCTTCCTTAGCATTTCCAGATGGTACTGGAGCTGCCGGTCCTCATGATCTAAAATTTGATACTACAGGCAAACCTTATGTTTTAATTGGATATGCAGCTAATCCAGCCTTAAGGGATACTACATTAGGTAACACTGACCTTGGAAAAATTATTACTCCCGATTTCAATACAAATTCGTGGAGTAGTGTTGCCGATATAGCTAAGTATGAACTTGCTCATAATCCCGATGAAGGCGATGTCGTTAGTAATCCCTTGGCTTTCTTGATAGATGAAGGCAAGATTATCATCGTTGATTCAGGTGCGAACGACCTGCTGAGTGTGGGCAATGATGGAAGTCATTTGAAGGCGATCGCTGTCCTTCCTAGTCAGACATTGACGCATCCAATCTTTCCAGGTTCTAACTCGCAAAATTTTGACCGGGGACACGTACCACCTCCCAGTGCCTATCGTGATGCGACACCATCGCAATTGGTTATTCAATCAGTACCTACAGGCATCGCTAAAGGTCTGGATGGTGCTTATTATGTCAGCCAATTTACTGGTTTTCCGTTTCCCGAAGGTGGAGCAAAAATCTACCGAGTTGATGCTGATGGTCAACTAACAGTCTACGCTGACGGCTTTACGCAACTGATTGACTTAACTTTCGATACTCAGGGCAATTTGTACGCTTTGCAGTACGCTAATCAGTCAGGCTGGAAAGGGAAACTAGATGGCAGCCTGATCGAAATAGCTCCTGATGGGACTCACACAACTATCCTCAGTGGTCGTGGACTAGAAGCACCTACTGCCATAACTATTGGTCCTGATGGCGCTTTCTATGTGATCAACCAAAGCGGTATGCCAGGAAAAGGGCAAGTCATCAGAATTGAGAATCCAAGGTCTGTGTCTGAACCTGCTATGGAGTCATGA
- a CDS encoding ScyD/ScyE family protein, translated as MKFKSFALTLFTLCVTATCGTEAAKAATMSVVADGLDNPRGIAFDSDGTIYVAESGKGGDGNGGVNCIPSPSAQYIPLCSGSTGAVTKITTDGTQESVITDLTSLALTPSGEQAAGPADIKFDSSGNAYLLTGLAGDPNNRDTVLGTPDLGQLYKVDLNTGSLTSIADFAAYEAQNNPDGSDVINNPYTMTIVGDTAYVIDGGGNSIYTVGLDGSGIQNVAAFPQGTLSSDAEYPPGVEGSTGFAPTVQSVPTDITVAPDGSLTVVEYTAFPYEEGTARIFSVDPDTLEMEVVADGFTQLTGAAYDSEGNLYVLQHMNQSEWKGIEQGGNIIGDISGSVIKIATDGTRETIWSGDGLEAASELTFGPDGNLYISNRSRLAGEGQILKLDLESGGATKVPEPASVIGLIMASAVGAKAMKRKRQQQLLAKVETL; from the coding sequence ATGAAATTCAAGTCATTTGCTCTTACACTTTTCACCCTTTGTGTTACCGCTACTTGTGGAACGGAAGCTGCAAAAGCTGCAACCATGTCGGTAGTTGCTGACGGTCTTGATAATCCACGGGGTATTGCCTTTGATTCTGACGGCACTATTTATGTGGCAGAAAGCGGCAAAGGTGGCGACGGAAACGGCGGAGTAAACTGCATACCATCACCCAGCGCACAATATATACCTTTATGCTCTGGTAGTACTGGTGCTGTTACTAAAATTACTACGGACGGTACGCAAGAAAGTGTCATCACGGATCTCACATCTTTAGCATTAACGCCCTCTGGGGAACAAGCTGCCGGTCCTGCGGACATCAAATTTGATTCTAGTGGCAATGCTTATCTTTTGACTGGTCTTGCTGGCGATCCGAATAACCGCGATACCGTTTTAGGAACTCCAGATCTCGGACAATTATACAAAGTAGACTTAAATACTGGCTCACTGACAAGTATTGCCGATTTTGCAGCCTACGAAGCCCAAAACAACCCCGATGGATCTGATGTGATTAACAACCCCTACACAATGACGATTGTAGGTGATACTGCTTACGTCATTGATGGCGGTGGAAATTCGATATATACTGTGGGACTTGATGGCAGCGGTATTCAGAATGTAGCCGCATTCCCGCAGGGAACCTTATCCTCAGATGCCGAATATCCACCAGGAGTAGAAGGATCTACTGGTTTTGCTCCAACAGTGCAATCAGTCCCCACAGATATCACAGTTGCTCCTGATGGTAGTTTAACAGTAGTCGAATACACTGCTTTTCCTTATGAAGAAGGTACAGCACGTATTTTTAGTGTTGATCCGGATACATTGGAAATGGAAGTCGTCGCTGATGGCTTTACACAACTGACTGGCGCGGCATACGACTCTGAGGGCAATTTGTATGTCTTACAACACATGAATCAGTCAGAGTGGAAGGGTATTGAACAGGGCGGTAATATCATCGGTGATATCAGCGGTTCTGTCATCAAAATAGCCACAGATGGAACTCGCGAAACTATCTGGAGTGGTGATGGACTAGAGGCAGCTTCTGAATTGACTTTCGGTCCTGATGGTAATTTATATATTTCCAACCGATCCAGACTTGCAGGAGAAGGACAAATCCTCAAGCTTGATCTCGAGTCTGGTGGCGCAACAAAAGTTCCTGAACCCGCTTCTGTTATTGGCTTAATAATGGCTAGTGCTGTAGGGGCAAAAGCCATGAAGCGCAAGCGCCAACAACAGTTGCTAGCTAAGGTAGAAACTCTCTAA
- the scyF gene encoding scytonemin biosynthesis PEP-CTERM protein ScyF (ScyF is a conserved protein in biosynthesis systems for the scytonemin, a Trp-derived cyanobacterial natural sunscreen, although it is not absolutely required.) produces MGLVKNFSTALVTAGFVVLAVAAQAKASLTLEYEGDIGRPANLAEGEFPGTNGTLAVPQGIGVQDSTGNIYVSNGRGIDRVEIYSPQGEYLGGIGGTNSEPGQGFDEPADLKFDPVTGELHVGDVYNSEIDVYDSQGNYIRSYGSFGGPVEGRSFFGPGGLSFGKDGNVYATDFSSDVIKVYDGKNGELVRTIGSSGSELGQLQGPAGITVSPNTGNIYVADQYNYRVQVFDPQGNALYSFGTRGSEAGQFREPIGLEVDEYENIYVADSQNSRVQVFDKNGNFITEYGTAANAAPPASDGTSPYGDPLDLTPGTFNWTAGLHYDDDKLYVGDFFQGRVQVLNVVRDGATKVPEPAPVFGLGLLGFGVVATQLRKTRQQKSAISLKG; encoded by the coding sequence ATGGGATTAGTAAAAAATTTCTCAACTGCCTTAGTGACTGCCGGATTTGTAGTTCTGGCAGTAGCGGCTCAAGCCAAGGCATCTCTCACCCTAGAATACGAGGGCGATATTGGTAGACCAGCTAACCTAGCCGAAGGCGAGTTTCCAGGTACGAATGGAACACTTGCTGTTCCTCAAGGTATTGGGGTACAGGACTCAACGGGGAATATCTATGTCAGTAACGGTCGTGGTATTGACCGCGTTGAGATATACAGTCCCCAAGGCGAATATCTTGGAGGAATTGGCGGCACTAACAGCGAACCGGGACAGGGATTCGACGAGCCAGCAGACCTCAAGTTCGACCCCGTAACTGGTGAGCTGCACGTCGGTGATGTTTACAACAGCGAAATCGATGTCTACGATTCCCAGGGCAACTATATCAGATCCTATGGTTCATTTGGTGGTCCTGTAGAGGGTAGGTCATTCTTTGGACCTGGGGGTTTGTCATTCGGTAAGGATGGCAATGTGTATGCAACTGATTTTAGCTCTGACGTCATCAAAGTTTATGATGGCAAGAACGGTGAGCTAGTGAGAACCATTGGTAGCTCTGGCTCCGAACTCGGACAGTTACAAGGACCTGCTGGCATAACTGTATCCCCAAATACTGGGAATATCTATGTGGCAGATCAGTACAACTACCGCGTTCAAGTTTTCGATCCTCAAGGTAACGCTCTATATTCCTTTGGGACTCGTGGCTCGGAAGCTGGGCAGTTTAGAGAGCCAATCGGTTTAGAAGTGGACGAATATGAGAACATCTACGTAGCTGATTCTCAAAACAGCCGCGTTCAGGTATTCGATAAAAACGGTAACTTCATCACTGAATATGGCACAGCTGCCAATGCAGCACCTCCCGCCTCAGATGGAACGTCTCCCTATGGCGACCCCCTCGACCTCACACCAGGCACGTTCAACTGGACCGCTGGTCTACACTACGACGATGACAAGCTCTATGTGGGCGATTTCTTCCAAGGTCGTGTTCAAGTGTTAAACGTCGTCAGGGATGGCGCAACCAAAGTGCCTGAACCAGCACCAGTGTTTGGTTTAGGGTTACTGGGATTTGGAGTTGTTGCCACTCAATTGCGGAAAACCCGACAGCAAAAGTCAGCCATCAGTTTAAAGGGTTAG
- a CDS encoding transposase: MILIDSQAVKNTCNASVESKGFCFYKATNGIKRHLAVDILGFPFFTHCTTANVSDDQGLIEMLSQNIDYFQSKPLELPKTTILVDHGYHPEKIIPALEQIYPQIMTKIQFELSAKPSKAEKQAKGQSGFVPVAARWVIERSNAWVERCKSLVKNFDRTLARANAKLKLCFIRLMLKRLAAS; this comes from the coding sequence CTGATCCTGATTGATTCACAAGCGGTCAAAAATACTTGTAATGCCAGTGTTGAGTCGAAAGGGTTTTGTTTTTACAAAGCAACCAACGGGATTAAAAGACATCTAGCAGTGGATATATTGGGTTTCCCTTTCTTCACTCACTGCACCACCGCCAACGTATCTGATGACCAGGGGTTGATTGAAATGCTCTCACAAAATATCGATTATTTCCAATCTAAACCACTGGAATTGCCCAAAACAACTATCTTGGTAGATCATGGCTATCATCCTGAAAAAATTATCCCGGCCTTAGAGCAAATTTATCCCCAGATCATGACCAAAATCCAATTTGAACTCTCTGCCAAGCCATCAAAAGCTGAAAAGCAAGCCAAAGGACAATCCGGATTTGTTCCGGTGGCTGCTAGATGGGTGATAGAGAGATCCAATGCTTGGGTAGAGCGATGTAAAAGTTTAGTCAAAAACTTTGACCGCACACTCGCTCGTGCCAATGCCAAGCTCAAACTTTGTTTTATCCGATTGATGCTCAAACGATTAGCTGCTAGCTAG
- a CDS encoding transposase produces MGYSSDVTDLEWEIIEPLLPTKKKTRPPVWTKRQILNGIFYQLKNGCNWADLPRDLPPYSTVFWHYKQWCEDGILDSIMANLHQGVREQVKKNHTGQP; encoded by the coding sequence ATGGGATATTCAAGCGACGTGACAGACTTGGAATGGGAAATTATCGAGCCGTTATTGCCGACCAAGAAGAAAACAAGACCTCCTGTGTGGACAAAGAGGCAAATATTGAACGGGATATTTTATCAACTTAAGAATGGTTGCAACTGGGCAGACTTACCCAGAGATTTGCCGCCCTATTCTACTGTGTTCTGGCATTACAAGCAGTGGTGTGAAGATGGCATCCTGGACTCAATTATGGCTAATTTACATCAGGGAGTGCGTGAACAAGTAAAAAAAAACCACACTGGACAACCCTGA
- a CDS encoding EboA family metabolite traffic protein, producing the protein MVSINYLEKTTVSAVDLLHHWLTQRISSERLTWLDEKIEQIKSGVNTQVLFSAFSAVPRYTGKEDLQLTKEELKAASEVRIGWVPSHWSVDQAARTLLVLVLPQDNQEKYVRTLERVFTAADVGELIALYQALPLLPYPEKFRTRAAEGVRSNMTAVFNAVALRNAYPAEYLSELAWNQIVLKALFVGSPLYLIQGLEERANPELAKMLVDYAHERWAAKRTVSPELWRLVGRFANNAMLADLEQAIQDPDPVQQAAAAIATAECPLPDAQQLLARYPNLQAQIEAGHLTWNSLTISS; encoded by the coding sequence ATGGTTTCTATTAATTATTTGGAAAAAACAACAGTTAGCGCTGTTGACTTACTGCATCATTGGCTGACACAACGCATTTCTAGCGAACGTCTTACCTGGCTAGATGAGAAGATAGAGCAGATCAAAAGCGGTGTCAATACGCAAGTGTTATTCAGTGCTTTTAGCGCTGTGCCTCGTTATACAGGCAAAGAAGATTTACAACTGACAAAAGAAGAGCTAAAAGCAGCTTCAGAAGTCAGGATTGGTTGGGTTCCCAGTCATTGGAGCGTAGATCAAGCGGCTCGCACCTTACTGGTACTGGTTCTACCTCAGGACAATCAAGAGAAATACGTCCGGACGCTAGAGCGAGTTTTTACAGCCGCTGATGTCGGAGAATTAATAGCGCTCTACCAAGCTTTGCCGCTTCTGCCTTACCCAGAAAAATTCCGTACCCGTGCGGCTGAGGGAGTTCGCAGCAATATGACAGCAGTCTTTAACGCTGTGGCTTTGCGAAATGCCTACCCAGCAGAGTATCTGAGCGAGCTTGCTTGGAACCAGATAGTATTGAAAGCCCTCTTTGTGGGCAGCCCTTTATACCTCATTCAGGGGCTTGAGGAGCGTGCTAACCCAGAGTTAGCCAAAATGCTGGTTGACTATGCTCACGAACGTTGGGCAGCCAAACGTACAGTCTCTCCCGAACTTTGGCGACTGGTGGGGCGATTTGCCAACAATGCGATGTTAGCGGATTTGGAGCAAGCAATACAAGACCCCGATCCAGTCCAACAAGCAGCAGCGGCGATCGCCACTGCTGAGTGTCCTTTACCAGATGCTCAACAACTCCTTGCCCGTTATCCAAATTTACAAGCCCAAATTGAAGCAGGGCATCTCACTTGGAACAGCTTAACTATTTCGTCATAA
- a CDS encoding TatD family hydrolase, with protein sequence MMYIDPHIHMSSRTTDDYQMMQKSGIVAVIEPAFWLGQPRTNIGSFQDYFSSLVGWERFRAAQFGIRHYCTIGLNSKEANNEPLAEQVMELLPLYACKEGVVAIGEIGYDDMTEAEDKYFHLQLELAKELDMLVLIHTPHRNKKAGTSRSMDVCIEHGLDPSKVIMDHNNEETVQEVLDRGFWAAFTIYPNTKMGNARMVEVVRHYGCDRIIVDSSADWGVSDPLAVPKTAQLMLERGIPEAHIRAVCYENALAAYSQSGQMQESDWLNPTPIDQRQLFNGNSVLRGQQPVVESPTREYALIE encoded by the coding sequence ATGATGTACATAGATCCTCACATTCACATGAGTTCTCGCACAACCGACGATTATCAGATGATGCAGAAGTCTGGTATCGTGGCTGTGATTGAGCCTGCCTTCTGGTTAGGACAACCCCGCACTAATATAGGCTCATTCCAAGATTACTTTAGCAGCTTAGTGGGATGGGAACGGTTTCGAGCCGCTCAGTTTGGTATCCGCCATTATTGCACAATTGGCTTGAACTCAAAAGAAGCCAATAACGAACCATTAGCAGAGCAAGTTATGGAACTTTTGCCTTTGTATGCTTGCAAAGAAGGCGTCGTTGCTATTGGTGAAATTGGCTACGACGACATGACAGAGGCAGAAGACAAATACTTCCATCTACAGTTAGAACTTGCAAAAGAACTAGATATGCTGGTGTTAATTCACACACCCCATCGCAACAAAAAAGCAGGCACTAGTCGCAGCATGGATGTTTGTATTGAGCATGGGTTAGATCCATCAAAAGTCATTATGGATCACAACAACGAGGAGACTGTGCAGGAAGTTTTGGATCGAGGCTTTTGGGCAGCATTTACAATTTACCCCAATACCAAAATGGGCAATGCTCGCATGGTTGAAGTTGTCCGCCATTATGGATGCGATCGCATCATCGTAGACAGCAGTGCTGACTGGGGAGTGAGCGATCCACTGGCTGTCCCTAAAACGGCACAACTGATGCTAGAACGGGGAATTCCCGAAGCTCATATCCGAGCCGTCTGTTATGAGAATGCACTTGCTGCTTACAGTCAGAGCGGTCAAATGCAAGAGTCAGACTGGCTCAACCCAACCCCCATTGACCAGCGACAGCTATTTAACGGTAACTCCGTACTTCGGGGACAACAACCCGTCGTAGAGTCTCCCACCCGCGAATACGCACTCATTGAGTAA